The following coding sequences are from one Solea solea chromosome 4, fSolSol10.1, whole genome shotgun sequence window:
- the LOC131458951 gene encoding serine/threonine-protein kinase PAK 3 isoform X2 — translation MSDSVDIEEKPPAPPLRMNSSSRDSSSVNHASKPLPMAPEEKNKKVRLRSIFPGGDKTNKKKEKERPEISLPSDFEHTIHVGFDAVTGEFTGIPEQWARLLQTSNITKLEQKKNPQAVLDVLKFYDSKETVNNQKYMSFTSGDKSAHGYIAANTLGAKTSSSEPPIAPPVSEEEDEEEEEEEEEEEEEDDDDELPPVIAPRPEHTKSIYTRSVVDPPKPPSPVKEVVTPPESQVQPENTSNTMYRHTDRQRKKSKMTDEEILERLRSIVSVGDPKKKYTRFEKIGQGASGTVYTAIDIATGQEVAIKQMNLQQQPKKELIINEILVMRENKNSNIVNYLDSYLVGDELWVVMEYLAGGSLTDVVTETCMDEGQIAAVCRECLQALDFLHSNQVIHRDIKSDNILLGMDGSVKLTDFGFCAQITPEQNKRSTMVGTPYWMAPEVVTRKAYGPKVDIWSLGIMAIEMVEGEPPYLNENPLRALYLIATNGTPELQNPERLSSVFRDFLNRCLEMDVDRRGSAKELLQHSFLKLAKPLSSLTPLIVAAKEAIKNSSR, via the exons ATGTCTGATAGTGTCGATATTGAAGAGAAACCACCAGCCCCCCCCTTGAGAATGAACAGTAGCTCCCGAGACTCTTCATCAGTGAATCACGCCTCTAAACCGCTTCCAATGGCTCCcgaagagaaaaacaagaaggTCCGCCTGCGCTCCATCTTCCCCGGCGGAGACAAGA CAaacaagaagaaggagaaggagcgTCCCGAGATTTCTTTACCTTCAGACTTTGAACACACTATTCATGTCGGCTTTGATGCGGTAACGGGAGAATTCACA ggcATCCCAGAGCAGTGGGCGCGGCTCCTCCAGACCTCCAACATCACTAAGCTGGAGCAGAAGAAGAACCCGCAGGCTGTGCTGGACGTCCTCAAGTTCTACGACTCCAAAGAGACCGTCAACAACCAGAAATACATGAGCTTCACCTCCGGAG ACAAGTCGGCGCACGGATACATCGCAGCAAACACTCTG GGTGCCAAAACATCATCGTCAGAGCCCCCCATCGCTCCACCTGTGTccgaagaggaggacgaggaagaggaggaagaagaggaggaggaggaagaggaggatgacgatgaCGAATTGCCCCCCGTCATTGCACCCCGGCCCGAGCACACCAAATCT ATCTACACTCGCTCCGTCGTGGACCCACCAAAGCCTCCCTCCCCTGTGAAAGAAGTGGTGACGCCACCCGAGTCACAGGTCCAGCCCGAGAACACGTCCAACACGATGTACCGCCACACCGACCGCCAGAGGAAGAAGTCCAAAATGACAGATGAGGAGATCCTGGAGAGACTCA GGAGTATCGTGAGCGTGGGGGATCCCAAAAAGAAGTACACACGCTTTGAGAAAATAGGACAGGG AGCGTCCGGCACTGTGTACACCGCCATCGACATAGCAACTGGCCAAGAG GTGGCCATCAAGCAGAtgaacctgcagcagcagcccaAGAAAGAGCTGATCATCAATGAGATCTTGGTGATGAGGGAAAACAAGAACTCCAATATAGTAAACTACCTGGACAG TTACTTGGTGGGAGATGAGCTCTGGGTTGTGATGGAGTATTTGGCTGGCGGCTCGTTGACAGATGTGGTGACGGAGACCTGCATGGACGAGGGCCAGATCGCTGCGGTCTGCAGGGAG TGTCTTCAAGCTCTGGACTTCCTCCACTCCAACCAGGTGATCCACAGAGATATAAAAAGTGACAACATCCTGTTGGGTATGGATGGATCTGTCAAGCTTA CCGACTTCGGCTTCTGTGCCCAGATCACTCCAGAGCAGAACAAGCGCAGCACGATGGTGGGGACGCCTTACTGGATGGCACCGGAGGTGGTGACTCGGAAGGCTTACGGCCCAAAAGTGGATATTTGGTCTCTAGGAATCATGGCGATAGAGATGGTGGAGGGCGAGCCACCCTACCTGAACGAGAATCCACTCAGG GCTCTGTACCTGATCGCCACCAATGGGACTCCAGAGCTGCAGAACCCGGAGAGACTGTCGTCTGTGTTCAGAGACTTCCTCAACCGCTGCCTGGAGATGGATGTGGACCGCAGAGGCTCTGCCAAGGAGCTGCTCCAG CATTCCTTCCTCAAGCTGGCCAAGCCTCTATCCAGCCTGACGCCTCTGATTGTAGCCGCGAAGGAAGCCATAAAGAACAGCAGTCGCTAG
- the LOC131458951 gene encoding serine/threonine-protein kinase PAK 3 isoform X1, with protein sequence MSDSVDIEEKPPAPPLRMNSSSRDSSSVNHASKPLPMAPEEKNKKVRLRSIFPGGDKTNKKKEKERPEISLPSDFEHTIHVGFDAVTGEFTGIPEQWARLLQTSNITKLEQKKNPQAVLDVLKFYDSKETVNNQKYMSFTSGDKSAHGYIAANTLNRLLSSGPPVSLRTCSALFDKGAKTSSSEPPIAPPVSEEEDEEEEEEEEEEEEEDDDDELPPVIAPRPEHTKSIYTRSVVDPPKPPSPVKEVVTPPESQVQPENTSNTMYRHTDRQRKKSKMTDEEILERLRSIVSVGDPKKKYTRFEKIGQGASGTVYTAIDIATGQEVAIKQMNLQQQPKKELIINEILVMRENKNSNIVNYLDSYLVGDELWVVMEYLAGGSLTDVVTETCMDEGQIAAVCRECLQALDFLHSNQVIHRDIKSDNILLGMDGSVKLTDFGFCAQITPEQNKRSTMVGTPYWMAPEVVTRKAYGPKVDIWSLGIMAIEMVEGEPPYLNENPLRALYLIATNGTPELQNPERLSSVFRDFLNRCLEMDVDRRGSAKELLQHSFLKLAKPLSSLTPLIVAAKEAIKNSSR encoded by the exons ATGTCTGATAGTGTCGATATTGAAGAGAAACCACCAGCCCCCCCCTTGAGAATGAACAGTAGCTCCCGAGACTCTTCATCAGTGAATCACGCCTCTAAACCGCTTCCAATGGCTCCcgaagagaaaaacaagaaggTCCGCCTGCGCTCCATCTTCCCCGGCGGAGACAAGA CAaacaagaagaaggagaaggagcgTCCCGAGATTTCTTTACCTTCAGACTTTGAACACACTATTCATGTCGGCTTTGATGCGGTAACGGGAGAATTCACA ggcATCCCAGAGCAGTGGGCGCGGCTCCTCCAGACCTCCAACATCACTAAGCTGGAGCAGAAGAAGAACCCGCAGGCTGTGCTGGACGTCCTCAAGTTCTACGACTCCAAAGAGACCGTCAACAACCAGAAATACATGAGCTTCACCTCCGGAG ACAAGTCGGCGCACGGATACATCGCAGCAAACACTCTG AACCGGCTGCTGTCATCTGGGCCTCCTGTCAGCCTTAGAACCTGCAGCGCATTATTTGACAAG GGTGCCAAAACATCATCGTCAGAGCCCCCCATCGCTCCACCTGTGTccgaagaggaggacgaggaagaggaggaagaagaggaggaggaggaagaggaggatgacgatgaCGAATTGCCCCCCGTCATTGCACCCCGGCCCGAGCACACCAAATCT ATCTACACTCGCTCCGTCGTGGACCCACCAAAGCCTCCCTCCCCTGTGAAAGAAGTGGTGACGCCACCCGAGTCACAGGTCCAGCCCGAGAACACGTCCAACACGATGTACCGCCACACCGACCGCCAGAGGAAGAAGTCCAAAATGACAGATGAGGAGATCCTGGAGAGACTCA GGAGTATCGTGAGCGTGGGGGATCCCAAAAAGAAGTACACACGCTTTGAGAAAATAGGACAGGG AGCGTCCGGCACTGTGTACACCGCCATCGACATAGCAACTGGCCAAGAG GTGGCCATCAAGCAGAtgaacctgcagcagcagcccaAGAAAGAGCTGATCATCAATGAGATCTTGGTGATGAGGGAAAACAAGAACTCCAATATAGTAAACTACCTGGACAG TTACTTGGTGGGAGATGAGCTCTGGGTTGTGATGGAGTATTTGGCTGGCGGCTCGTTGACAGATGTGGTGACGGAGACCTGCATGGACGAGGGCCAGATCGCTGCGGTCTGCAGGGAG TGTCTTCAAGCTCTGGACTTCCTCCACTCCAACCAGGTGATCCACAGAGATATAAAAAGTGACAACATCCTGTTGGGTATGGATGGATCTGTCAAGCTTA CCGACTTCGGCTTCTGTGCCCAGATCACTCCAGAGCAGAACAAGCGCAGCACGATGGTGGGGACGCCTTACTGGATGGCACCGGAGGTGGTGACTCGGAAGGCTTACGGCCCAAAAGTGGATATTTGGTCTCTAGGAATCATGGCGATAGAGATGGTGGAGGGCGAGCCACCCTACCTGAACGAGAATCCACTCAGG GCTCTGTACCTGATCGCCACCAATGGGACTCCAGAGCTGCAGAACCCGGAGAGACTGTCGTCTGTGTTCAGAGACTTCCTCAACCGCTGCCTGGAGATGGATGTGGACCGCAGAGGCTCTGCCAAGGAGCTGCTCCAG CATTCCTTCCTCAAGCTGGCCAAGCCTCTATCCAGCCTGACGCCTCTGATTGTAGCCGCGAAGGAAGCCATAAAGAACAGCAGTCGCTAG
- the LOC131458879 gene encoding calpain-5-like → MFSSATPYKNQHYNELKNNCIKDKTLFEDPEFPATNSSLYFRKPPPGIVVWKRPGEISTDEPHLFVEGISSHDLNQGVVGNCWYVAACSCLALKPNLWKKVIPDWKGQEWDPKHPENYAGIFHFQFWVFGEWLDVVVDDRLPTINGELIYCHSKTNNEFWSALLEKAYAKLSGCYESLEGGNTGDAVVDFSGAVAEAISLEDGAYYKDQNKQDQLFEDLLKVYDRGGIISCSIKAEPHEIEHKMANGLVKGHAYSVTAVQKVRLGHGLLAYFKNETIPLIRMRNPWGKTEWNGAWSDSSEEWSKVGDTERGNLGITVEDDGEFWMFFADWCKFFTEADVCRLINTSAISIHKTWNEVVHFGSWTKNADPLLNRCGGCANHKSTFLQNPQYLFDVTKEVDEVLISLQQKDMKIHRNVGQGENITIGLSVFKVELNRKYRMHDILTQQCVSTSTYINARTVFMRCTLQQGRYVIIPTTFKPLTLGDYMIRVFTDVDSGCRDLTEDKPKVKCWSSFLGYPQAVTHVYVHGAEGLQNQDSAGGADPYVIITCEGRTVKSSIKRDTLEPEFTTSGIFYRKKPRKPITVEVWNSNAVKDEFMGQVMLSGSVKDPAVPQRLQLRKRGRQMADEMPGAISLRIVTSTQLTAM, encoded by the exons ATGTTCTCCTCTGCTACGCCGTACAAAAACCAGCACTACAATGAGCTGAAGAACAACTGCATCAAGGACAAGACGCTGTTTGAGGATCCAGAATTTCCAGCCACCAATTCATCGCTGTATTTCAGGAAACCGCCTCCTGGTATTGTGGTGTGGAAACGTCCAGGG GAAATAAGCACTGATGAACCCCATCTGTTTGTTGAGGGCATCAGCTCCCACGACCTGAACCAGGGAGTTGTGGGAAACTGCTGGTATGTGGCTGCCTGTTCCTGCCTGGCTTTGAAGCCAAACCTCTGGAAGAAG GTGATTCCTGACTGGAAGGGGCAGGAATGGGATCCCAAACATCCAGAAAACTATGCGGGaatctttcattttcagttcTGGGTTTTCGGAGAATGGCTGGATGTGGTGGTGGACGACCGGCTGCCTACAATCAACGGAGAGCTCATCTACTGTCACTCAAAAACCAACAATGAATTCTGGAGCGCTCTGCTAGAAAAGGCCTATGCCAA ACTCTCTGGCTGCTATGAATCCCTGGAGGGGGGAAACACGGGCGACGCAGTGGTGGatttcagtggagctgtggctgaaGCCATCAGCCTGGAGGACGGAGCTTACTACAAAGACCAGAACAAACAGGACCAGTTGTTTGAGGATCTTCTGAAGGTTTATGATCGTGGAGGAATCATAAGCTGCTCCATCAAG GCAGAACCTCACGAAATTGAGCACAAGATGGCAAACGGGCTGGTGAAAGGTCATGCGTACTCCGTAACTGCGGTGCAGAAGGTGCGTTTGGGTCACGGGCTTCTGGCCTACTTTAAGAACGAAACTATCCCTCTGATCCGCATGAGGAACCCATGGGGCAAGACTGAGTGGAATGGAGCCTGGAGTGACAG CTCTGAGGAATGGTCAAAGGTTGGTGACACCGAGAGAGGAAACCTTGGTATCACAGTGGAGGATGACGGAGAGTTCTG GATGTTTTTCGCAGACTGGTGCAAGTTCTTCACAGAGGCGGACGTTTGCCGTCTCATCAACACTTCAGCCATTAGTATTCATAAGACCTGGAATGAGGTTGTGCACTTTGGGAGCTGGACAAAAAACGCAGATCCGCTGTTGAACCGCTGCGGTGGCTGCGCCAACCACAAGAGCACCTTTCTGCAAAATCCCCAG TATTTGTTTGATGTCACAAAGGAGGTCGACGAAGTTCTAATCTCCTTGCAACAGAAGGACATGAAGATCCACAGAAATGTTGGTCAAGGAGAAAATATAACCATCGGGTTGAGTGTCTTCAAG gtgGAGCTGAACAGGAAATACCGGATGCACGACATCCtgacacagcagtgtgtgtccaCGTCCACCTACATCAACGCTCGGACAGTGTTCATGAGGTGCACGCTGCAGCAAGGCCGCTACGTCATCATCCCCACCACCTTCAAACCTCTGACGCTGGGGGATTACATGATCCGAGTTTTTACTGATGTGGACTCAGGCTGCAG GGACCTGACGGAGGACAAGCCAAAGGTCAAATGCTGGAGTTCATTCCTCGGATACCCGCAAGCTGTGACTCATGTCTACGTCCATGGAGCTGAAGGACTGCAGAATCAGGACAGCGCAGGAG GTGCCGACCCTTATGTGATCATAACCTGTGAGGGTCGGACAGTGAAGTCCAGCATCAAGAGGGACACCTTAGAGCCAGAGTTCACAACCAGCGGCATTTTCTACAGGAAGAAACCTAGAAAGCCCATAACTGTGGAG GTGTGGAACAGTAACGCTGTGAAGGACGAGTTCATGGGTCAGGTGATGCTGTCCGGCTCGGTGAAGGACCCCGCCGTGCCTCAGAGGCTCCAGCTGAGGAAGCGAGGCCGGCAGATGGCCGACGAGATGCCCGGCGCCATCAGCCTCAGGATCGTCACGTCGACTCAGCTGACCGCCATGTGA